A genomic stretch from Desulfurococcaceae archaeon MEX13E-LK6-19 includes:
- a CDS encoding class I SAM-dependent methyltransferase — protein sequence MSSEELERIYRVFIFPEDPFSEEGRARYERALEEFNKIIEHTWVKNIMDTRDKVHVLDLCGGTGIGGVALAKKIIEAGKNVELTIVDLRGSALEKAKEFCRRELGFEPRTVVWDARKVHELGLKVDLMLMYGLATPHFCPWDLLRVYASASLAISDDGVFIVEESDRFQTIFRRVGYKDILAEHVSEDRIVLTLHKSHDILTGYTTRVAVDLVTKQASPMNVYFWDIASSATLLWIFFNDIDFIQKPAKPSGYIIAYKPRKTITPQSFISCLPKILQNK from the coding sequence GTGTCTAGTGAAGAACTTGAACGGATATATCGTGTGTTCATATTCCCTGAGGACCCTTTTAGCGAGGAAGGTAGAGCTAGGTATGAGCGTGCTCTTGAGGAATTCAATAAAATCATTGAGCACACATGGGTTAAGAATATCATGGATACTCGCGATAAAGTACATGTACTAGATCTATGCGGCGGGACGGGTATTGGCGGAGTAGCTTTAGCAAAAAAGATAATTGAGGCTGGGAAAAACGTTGAACTAACAATTGTTGATCTACGTGGCTCTGCTTTAGAGAAAGCAAAAGAGTTTTGTAGAAGAGAACTCGGGTTTGAGCCGAGGACTGTGGTTTGGGATGCACGTAAGGTACACGAGCTTGGATTGAAAGTAGACCTCATGCTCATGTATGGTCTTGCCACACCACATTTCTGCCCATGGGATCTACTACGTGTCTACGCTAGTGCATCACTCGCCATAAGTGATGACGGGGTTTTTATTGTAGAGGAAAGCGATCGTTTCCAAACAATATTCAGACGCGTAGGCTACAAGGACATTCTCGCAGAACATGTATCGGAAGATCGTATAGTCTTGACTCTTCATAAAAGCCATGATATACTTACCGGCTATACAACACGTGTAGCAGTAGACTTGGTAACAAAACAAGCATCGCCTATGAATGTGTATTTCTGGGACATAGCTAGCTCAGCTACACTCTTATGGATATTCTTCAATGACATAGACTTTATACAGAAACCTGCCAAGCCATCAGGATACATAATAGCATATAAGCCTAGAAAAACGATCACGCCACAAAGTTTCATATCATGTCTACCCAAAATACTGCAAAATAAATAG
- a CDS encoding TrkA C-terminal domain-containing protein has product MPLIMVLLVVFFSIIVVRIGTIALKMTGLSRDIAAFQAQSAFSGVGFTTSESEYVVSHPVRRKIIRILMLLGSAGITTTMASLVLTFVGQTPEEMMIRGMWLAVGLFGLYLFSRSKLVDRGLSWVIEKALEKFTNLKLYDYEQLLGLSRGYAIAQFRVREHSWLHGKKLRELRLADEGVLVLGIYRKLDDKEVFIGAPRGDTVILENDVLICYGHEETLRNLTKRLRGPQGDKEHIEAVKKEETRKKEVEEEIKKITETNK; this is encoded by the coding sequence ATACCATTGATAATGGTTTTGCTTGTAGTCTTCTTCTCAATTATTGTTGTTAGGATAGGCACTATTGCTCTTAAGATGACTGGTTTGTCGCGTGATATAGCTGCTTTCCAGGCACAATCGGCTTTCTCTGGAGTTGGATTCACTACATCAGAGTCAGAGTATGTGGTTTCTCATCCTGTCAGGAGGAAGATCATTAGAATACTGATGCTTCTTGGTAGCGCTGGAATAACGACTACTATGGCTTCACTGGTCCTCACTTTTGTTGGGCAAACGCCGGAGGAAATGATGATTCGTGGTATGTGGCTTGCAGTTGGTCTCTTCGGCCTCTACCTTTTTAGTCGATCTAAACTCGTTGACCGCGGGCTTAGCTGGGTTATCGAGAAAGCCCTTGAGAAATTCACGAACCTAAAGCTTTATGACTACGAGCAACTATTGGGACTAAGTCGCGGCTATGCTATAGCACAATTCCGTGTACGTGAACACAGCTGGTTACATGGCAAGAAACTCCGGGAACTAAGACTGGCGGACGAAGGAGTGCTCGTCCTAGGGATCTATAGGAAGCTCGATGACAAAGAAGTATTCATAGGAGCACCACGTGGAGACACCGTGATACTCGAGAACGATGTACTAATATGCTATGGCCACGAGGAAACCCTGAGAAACCTTACAAAGAGACTACGAGGACCACAAGGAGATAAAGAACACATAGAGGCTGTCAAGAAGGAAGAAACAAGAAAGAAAGAAGTAGAAGAAGAAATTAAGAAGATTACTGAAACAAATAAGTAA
- a CDS encoding signal peptidase I has translation MKKITTTIILLFISAYMLQNLQVLYGLTFYVIPSIIWIIMFVTFIATNSAHDIFEQKEYANVISFMLLAGLIPWYAAGIYFGFGFNLLAVMLFQYIVYIVYRISYVISLEVLRNIFIKKMSYLWINQRFLLLVSLATTLLSVSLSKLEGLEIKDIPELMVLFSQNLILTIIAWRYGFKAQLFFSIPYTTMIKLVPIMPDLTGVIRWLLLVFISLLQASIFYVYNVVERKTSIGIDQVTGSFYKAKISKFVNIVNKILLIGAIIFMVGFFVGYRAIVVASNSMQPTLSRGDIVVININDLDANKGDVIVFIVGNKMIIHRVIASYQRNGEQMYITQGDANDAPDPWVLKKENIVGKQVFTIPHMGYPSLLFSGIFESPVTGIGVTITFILGLFIIYILRDVVTVFE, from the coding sequence TTGAAGAAAATAACTACTACAATAATACTGCTCTTTATTTCTGCATACATGCTTCAAAATCTACAAGTCCTCTATGGGCTAACTTTCTACGTAATTCCTTCAATTATATGGATCATAATGTTTGTTACATTCATAGCTACTAATAGTGCACATGATATTTTTGAGCAAAAAGAGTATGCAAACGTAATCTCGTTTATGCTCTTAGCAGGTCTTATACCATGGTATGCTGCGGGAATATACTTTGGTTTTGGCTTTAACTTACTAGCGGTAATGCTTTTCCAGTATATTGTATACATAGTGTATAGGATTTCATACGTTATTTCATTAGAAGTTCTTAGAAACATCTTTATAAAGAAAATGAGTTATCTCTGGATAAACCAAAGATTTCTTCTTCTAGTTTCCTTGGCAACAACATTGCTCAGTGTATCATTATCTAAGCTTGAAGGTCTTGAGATCAAGGACATTCCCGAGTTAATGGTATTATTTTCACAAAACCTTATATTAACCATTATTGCTTGGAGATATGGGTTTAAAGCTCAGTTATTCTTCAGTATACCATATACTACTATGATAAAACTTGTACCAATAATGCCTGATTTAACTGGAGTAATTAGATGGTTATTACTGGTATTTATATCATTACTCCAAGCATCAATATTCTATGTATATAACGTTGTTGAGAGAAAGACATCAATAGGCATAGATCAAGTTACGGGCTCATTCTATAAGGCGAAGATAAGTAAGTTCGTTAATATTGTTAACAAGATACTGCTTATCGGAGCAATAATATTTATGGTGGGTTTCTTTGTTGGATACCGTGCTATAGTAGTGGCTAGCAATAGTATGCAACCAACACTGAGTAGAGGAGATATTGTTGTAATTAATATCAATGATCTAGATGCTAATAAAGGTGATGTCATAGTTTTCATTGTAGGAAATAAAATGATTATCCACCGAGTTATTGCTTCTTATCAGAGAAACGGCGAGCAAATGTATATAACACAAGGAGACGCAAATGATGCTCCCGATCCATGGGTTTTAAAGAAAGAAAATATTGTTGGTAAACAAGTATTTACTATACCACACATGGGATATCCGTCGCTACTTTTTTCTGGAATATTTGAAAGTCCTGTAACAGGTATTGGTGTAACTATAACTTTTATACTGGGTTTATTCATAATATACATACTAAGAGATGTGGTGACTGTTTTTGAATAA
- a CDS encoding hydrolase — translation MPFTLFHIGPGLFFGLLLRKHIHPPTFLIANLIIDLEPIIMVFILGLDYPLHGYAHTFLAAIIIGILLGYTMYILEKYLKPIYSVFLDNIDYAVALKGYILAGILGAVLHVLFDSPLYPDIKPFIPLQYNFLYNPSLTDEIYMICMATGLIGIIYYLFIVMKYKKKP, via the coding sequence TTGCCATTCACACTATTCCACATAGGTCCAGGGTTATTCTTTGGGTTGCTACTGAGAAAACATATTCATCCACCAACTTTCCTCATAGCAAACCTGATAATCGACCTAGAGCCTATCATAATGGTGTTCATACTGGGTCTCGACTATCCACTCCATGGTTATGCACATACATTCCTAGCAGCAATAATCATAGGTATACTTCTAGGATATACAATGTATATACTAGAGAAGTATTTGAAGCCGATCTATAGTGTTTTCCTGGACAACATAGATTATGCAGTTGCCCTCAAAGGCTATATACTAGCCGGGATATTGGGGGCAGTACTACACGTACTATTTGACTCCCCATTATACCCGGACATAAAACCTTTCATTCCATTGCAATATAACTTCCTGTATAATCCATCACTTACCGACGAAATATACATGATATGTATGGCAACTGGACTCATTGGTATAATATATTATCTATTCATTGTTATGAAGTATAAAAAGAAGCCATAA
- a CDS encoding TIM barrel protein has protein sequence MFDWGTYNALNTLPKAAALGMRLTEIPPWDFSRRTRGPEYFEAYSDFGKKAFTTITAHAPYYNLISDSPAISSRILKIMKAALEKAVKAGAEVFNLHLGWRVYMDQRDLDAVADIVKKLLEAAPENVYISLETTYTRRQVGSLDEIKAIIEAVGSDRVIPSLQLENIFMYEKKVDQHGNFIAADKEVTPEFWLDILKKDLEISHGFLSLRFSQVTGVYFGRRLLKKRVPLGKGYPSLEPLAEALAKFMVQEVRSKNIPIRMHIIYTGPPETKYEDTIMLYAEIMKRAVQHL, from the coding sequence TTGTTTGACTGGGGTACATATAATGCATTGAATACTTTGCCTAAAGCCGCTGCTCTCGGCATGAGGCTTACCGAGATCCCGCCGTGGGATTTTTCTCGTAGAACACGTGGACCAGAATACTTTGAAGCTTACAGTGACTTCGGGAAGAAAGCTTTCACAACCATTACTGCTCATGCCCCATACTACAACCTTATAAGTGATAGCCCAGCGATATCAAGCAGGATCCTAAAGATCATGAAGGCCGCCCTAGAGAAAGCCGTTAAGGCTGGTGCCGAGGTTTTCAACCTGCATCTTGGCTGGAGAGTCTATATGGATCAAAGAGACCTTGATGCCGTTGCTGATATCGTTAAGAAACTTCTTGAAGCCGCTCCTGAGAACGTGTACATAAGTCTCGAGACAACCTATACGAGGAGGCAGGTAGGTAGTCTAGATGAGATCAAGGCTATAATAGAGGCTGTTGGAAGCGATCGTGTAATACCCAGTCTGCAGCTAGAAAACATATTCATGTACGAGAAGAAGGTTGACCAGCACGGTAACTTCATAGCAGCCGACAAGGAGGTTACTCCTGAGTTCTGGCTAGACATACTCAAGAAAGACCTTGAGATAAGCCATGGATTCCTAAGCCTAAGGTTCAGCCAAGTAACTGGTGTATATTTCGGCAGGAGACTACTGAAGAAACGTGTACCACTAGGCAAGGGCTACCCAAGCCTAGAGCCGTTGGCAGAGGCGCTAGCTAAGTTCATGGTGCAGGAGGTTAGAAGCAAGAACATACCAATAAGAATGCATATAATCTATACCGGCCCACCCGAGACAAAGTATGAAGACACTATAATGCTTTATGCAGAGATAATGAAGCGTGCCGTACAGCATCTCTAG
- a CDS encoding flavin reductase family protein produces MSHRVIDLKWAFRLLHPRPTVIVVSISKNGEVNGCAVSWITPVNVDPPIVAFSLAPRRYTYKLLKESGEATINIMSFDHMNQTHYVGSVSGRDVKDKLVKAGFKLKSSKKVKPPAIEEALAVLECKVVNEIEYTDHNLILCQVLYAEAKEGVLENGLVPEDIKPLLHVGKNVYTTTTKHYQAKE; encoded by the coding sequence ATGAGTCATAGAGTTATTGACTTAAAATGGGCTTTCCGCCTCCTCCATCCAAGACCAACTGTTATTGTTGTTTCAATAAGTAAGAACGGTGAAGTCAATGGCTGCGCAGTATCATGGATTACTCCTGTAAACGTTGACCCGCCTATTGTAGCGTTCTCTCTGGCGCCACGTAGGTACACTTACAAGTTGTTGAAGGAGTCTGGTGAAGCAACAATTAATATCATGAGCTTTGACCACATGAACCAAACCCATTACGTGGGCTCAGTGTCTGGTAGAGATGTAAAAGACAAACTAGTCAAAGCAGGATTCAAGCTAAAATCCTCAAAGAAAGTTAAGCCACCAGCTATAGAGGAGGCATTAGCAGTACTGGAGTGCAAAGTAGTAAATGAGATCGAGTATACAGACCATAACCTAATACTATGCCAAGTACTATACGCTGAAGCAAAAGAAGGAGTGCTCGAAAACGGGCTTGTACCAGAGGATATAAAACCATTATTACATGTAGGCAAAAATGTATACACTACTACAACAAAACACTATCAAGCAAAGGAATAA
- a CDS encoding 3-oxoacyl-ACP reductase FabG: MVEGYVLVTGGNRGIGRAIVLRFARSGYYVVYTYHSNRDTAKKVLEEIRKLGGEGFYVQMDVSDPESVEKAYKEIADKIPYLNVLVNNAGVFHDKSIDETTLEEWEHVIRVDLTGVFLVTKTFLPLLRKAPWASIVNIASLAGQTAGVASAAYSAAKGGVIALTKKLALELAPKIRVNAVAPSFVATDMVKKYIDTPEKLEKVKALHPLRDIARPEDVAEAVYFLATPASRFITGVTLSINGGRFMY, translated from the coding sequence GTGGTTGAAGGGTATGTTCTTGTAACAGGGGGCAATCGTGGTATAGGGAGGGCCATTGTACTAAGGTTTGCTCGTAGCGGTTACTATGTAGTATACACCTACCATAGTAACCGTGATACTGCTAAGAAGGTTCTTGAAGAGATAAGAAAACTTGGAGGCGAGGGATTCTATGTACAAATGGATGTTAGTGATCCTGAGAGTGTTGAGAAAGCGTACAAGGAGATAGCAGATAAGATCCCTTATCTTAATGTGCTAGTGAATAATGCTGGAGTATTTCATGACAAGAGTATTGATGAGACTACTCTTGAGGAATGGGAGCATGTGATAAGAGTGGACTTGACCGGCGTATTCTTGGTTACAAAGACATTCCTGCCACTCTTGAGGAAAGCTCCTTGGGCAAGCATAGTGAATATAGCTAGTCTTGCTGGACAAACAGCGGGAGTAGCATCAGCAGCTTACTCTGCAGCCAAGGGCGGCGTAATAGCCTTGACAAAGAAGTTGGCACTCGAGCTAGCCCCTAAGATTAGAGTTAATGCAGTAGCACCAAGCTTTGTGGCAACAGATATGGTGAAGAAATACATTGATACACCAGAGAAGCTAGAGAAAGTAAAAGCGCTACACCCCTTGAGAGACATAGCACGCCCCGAGGACGTTGCTGAAGCAGTATACTTCCTTGCAACACCAGCTTCAAGATTCATAACAGGTGTAACATTAAGCATTAATGGAGGAAGATTTATGTACTAA